One Thauera sp. K11 DNA window includes the following coding sequences:
- the hisG gene encoding ATP phosphoribosyltransferase — MSSITLALSKGRIFEETLPLLAAAGIVPTDNPESSRKLIIGTNRPDVRLVIVRATDTPTYVQYGAADLGIAGKDVLIEHGGAGLYQPLDLNIARCRLCVAVQKGFDYAAATRPGGRIRVATKYISAAKAHFAGKGMHVDLIKLYGSMELAPLVGLADAIVDLVSTGSTLRANNLEEVEEIMPISSRLIVNQASLKLKRELLQPLLDAFAGAAKP, encoded by the coding sequence GTGTCCAGCATCACCCTCGCCCTGTCGAAGGGCCGCATCTTCGAAGAGACGCTGCCGCTGCTGGCGGCGGCGGGCATCGTCCCGACCGACAACCCGGAATCCTCGCGCAAGCTCATCATCGGCACCAACCGGCCGGACGTGCGCCTCGTCATCGTGCGCGCAACCGACACGCCGACCTACGTGCAGTACGGCGCGGCCGACCTCGGCATCGCCGGCAAGGACGTGCTGATCGAACACGGCGGCGCCGGGCTGTATCAGCCGCTGGACCTCAACATCGCCCGCTGCCGGCTGTGCGTGGCGGTGCAAAAGGGCTTCGACTATGCCGCGGCGACGCGCCCCGGCGGACGCATCCGCGTGGCGACCAAGTACATCAGCGCCGCCAAGGCGCATTTCGCCGGCAAGGGCATGCACGTGGACCTGATCAAGCTCTATGGCTCGATGGAACTGGCGCCGCTGGTCGGTCTCGCCGATGCCATCGTGGACCTGGTCTCCACCGGCAGCACGCTGCGTGCCAACAACCTCGAGGAGGTCGAGGAGATCATGCCGATCAGTTCGCGCCTGATCGTCAACCAGGCTTCGCTGAAGCTCAAGCGTGAACTGCTGCAGCCGTTGCTCGACGCCTTTGCCGGTGCGGCGAAACCCTGA
- the rnk gene encoding nucleoside diphosphate kinase regulator → MQPSIIVSSSDLERLEGLLSLPAFRSRGDLDGLRDELERANVREPADMPPDVITMNSRARFLEENTGREYELTLAYPKDAHAAANRVSIFSPAGSALLGLSAGQVIDWKTPDGNSIRLKVLEVTWQPEANGQFDL, encoded by the coding sequence GTGCAACCTTCGATCATCGTTTCATCCAGCGACCTCGAGCGCCTCGAGGGTCTTCTCTCCCTCCCCGCCTTCCGCAGCCGCGGCGATCTCGACGGCCTGCGCGACGAACTGGAACGCGCCAACGTGCGCGAGCCGGCCGACATGCCGCCGGACGTCATCACGATGAACAGCCGCGCGCGCTTCCTCGAAGAGAACACCGGGCGCGAATACGAACTGACGCTCGCCTATCCCAAGGACGCGCACGCCGCGGCCAACCGGGTGTCGATCTTCTCGCCGGCAGGCAGCGCGCTGCTGGGCCTGTCGGCGGGTCAGGTCATCGATTGGAAGACGCCGGACGGCAACAGCATCCGGCTGAAGGTGCTGGAGGTGACCTGGCAGCCCGAGGCGAACGG